In one window of Comamonas testosteroni DNA:
- a CDS encoding homoserine kinase: MAVFTEVSDKDARELLRRMPLGSFKELRGIQGGIENTNYFLTTDQGEWVLTLFERLSAEQLPFYLYLMKHLAQAGIPVPDPQGETRSGDILLKVCGKPASIVNRLAGKSQLAPAAVHCAAVGEMLARMHLAGQDYNRQQPNLRGLPWWNETVPVVLPHLGEETAAMLRAELAYQNHIAASASYAALPRGPIHADLFRDNVMFDGDRLTGLFDFYFAGVDTWLFDLAVCLNDWCIDHATGAHDAERAKAMLAAYQAVRPLTGPERELLNAQLRAGALRFWISRLWDFHLPREAALLQPHDPTHFERVLSQRIAHPLTLD; the protein is encoded by the coding sequence ATGGCTGTTTTCACCGAAGTTTCCGATAAAGATGCGCGCGAACTGCTGCGCCGCATGCCCCTAGGCTCGTTCAAGGAATTGCGCGGCATTCAAGGCGGCATTGAAAACACCAACTACTTTCTGACTACCGACCAGGGAGAGTGGGTGCTGACACTGTTTGAGCGCCTGAGTGCCGAGCAGCTGCCTTTTTACCTCTACCTGATGAAGCACCTGGCACAAGCCGGGATTCCCGTGCCGGACCCGCAGGGCGAGACACGCAGCGGCGACATTCTGCTCAAGGTGTGCGGCAAGCCCGCATCCATCGTCAACCGCCTGGCCGGCAAAAGCCAGCTGGCCCCGGCTGCCGTGCACTGCGCGGCCGTGGGAGAGATGCTGGCGCGCATGCATCTGGCCGGTCAGGACTACAACCGCCAGCAGCCCAATCTGCGCGGCCTGCCCTGGTGGAATGAAACCGTGCCCGTGGTCCTGCCCCATCTGGGCGAGGAAACCGCCGCCATGCTGCGCGCCGAGCTGGCCTACCAGAACCATATCGCCGCCTCGGCCAGCTATGCGGCCCTGCCGCGCGGCCCCATCCATGCCGACCTGTTCCGCGACAACGTGATGTTCGACGGCGACCGGTTGACCGGCTTGTTCGACTTCTATTTCGCGGGCGTGGACACCTGGCTCTTCGATCTGGCGGTCTGCCTCAACGATTGGTGTATCGATCACGCAACAGGTGCACATGATGCCGAGCGCGCCAAAGCCATGCTTGCGGCCTACCAGGCCGTGCGTCCGCTGACCGGGCCCGAGCGCGAGTTGCTCAACGCCCAGCTGCGTGCCGGCGCCCTGCGTTTCTGGATCTCCCGTCTCTGGGACTTCCATCTGCCGCGTGAAGCCGCACTGCTGCAGCCCCACGACCCCACCCACTTCGAGCGTGTGCTGAGCCAGCGCATCGCACATCCGCTGACGCTGGACTGA
- a CDS encoding BPSS1780 family membrane protein — MKLQIVPPGTGLQWVLQGLRTFKSQPLALAALFFLGMASMSLISALPLIGPVIALALLPCISLTMMVAASEAAHGRKPTPALLLVAFRSGSQHLHSMLMLGGLYAAGFLLIIGASSLVDGGTFASVYLGQTPMTRELAEEPEFQSAMWLSMFLYLPLSLAFWHAPALIHWHGISPVKSLFFSFVGCIRNIGAYLVFGVCWIGVFIVSGMALAIVTGILAMLIGSIAGGLMVATALMLAAIFFTSIVFTFRDSFSPPEDDQALIESSSGTAPPSSDS, encoded by the coding sequence ATGAAACTTCAAATCGTTCCACCCGGCACCGGTCTGCAATGGGTGCTGCAGGGCCTGCGCACCTTCAAAAGCCAGCCCCTGGCCCTGGCAGCCCTTTTCTTTCTGGGTATGGCCAGCATGTCTCTGATCTCGGCCCTGCCGCTGATCGGCCCCGTCATTGCACTGGCACTGCTGCCCTGCATCTCGCTGACCATGATGGTCGCGGCATCCGAAGCCGCCCACGGCCGCAAGCCCACACCGGCGCTGCTGCTGGTGGCTTTCCGCTCCGGCAGCCAGCATCTGCACTCCATGCTGATGCTGGGCGGCCTCTATGCCGCAGGCTTTTTGCTCATCATCGGAGCCTCCAGCCTTGTGGACGGCGGCACTTTTGCCAGCGTCTACCTGGGCCAGACGCCCATGACCCGCGAACTGGCCGAAGAGCCTGAGTTCCAGTCCGCCATGTGGCTGAGCATGTTTCTCTACCTGCCGCTGTCGCTGGCCTTCTGGCATGCTCCGGCGCTCATCCACTGGCATGGAATCAGCCCCGTCAAATCGCTGTTCTTCAGTTTTGTCGGCTGCATCCGCAATATCGGTGCCTATCTGGTGTTCGGTGTCTGCTGGATCGGCGTGTTCATTGTCTCCGGCATGGCCCTGGCCATCGTGACCGGCATCCTGGCCATGCTCATCGGCAGCATTGCCGGTGGCCTGATGGTGGCAACGGCACTGATGCTGGCCGCCATCTTTTTTACCTCGATTGTGTTTACCTTCCGTGACAGCTTCAGTCCGCCCGAGGACGACCAGGCTCTGATCGAGTCCTCGTCGGGCACAGCGCCGCCGTCATCGGATTCGTAA
- a CDS encoding PhoX family protein produces MAQNLLSRRKALQLFSGAPLLPLGSVVSASSLLAACGGGDSDNTTPPVTKNYVSASFTSMAAPTLSTPDKMATMYAASQLKVAFDDKSEQVYDLGYQPFFVTGDMVSNGKGDQVLAGGYYDIYNNKIIDKTVAGKERHFFSDSPDGTSLLTVPDAKVDGVKGKPVFAVVQFEYTTWAQDGKTDMYGKLPSPIAVLTLDQDQSTGKLSLVKYHNVDTSKVHGLWITCGASLSPWGTHLSSEEYEPDAFNASNAQLQAFSQNLYGDPAKANPYHYGHMPEVIVNVDGTATIKKHFCMGRISHELVQVMPDQRTALMGDDATNSGYFVFVADKEKDLSSGTLYAAKVGAGFSIDPAAKSAAPLTWIKLGSATSAEIENLANTLKPTDIMTVVKTDPSDASYTKIVVNGKTEWIKINAGMDKAAAFLETHRYAAFKGASLGFTKMEGTTVNAKDKIAYSALQNVQSSMVAGNAANVAGNGVSVPKQLVAGVVMALNLKGGQKDTDGAAISSEWMPVDTAPLLAGEDLLDTDGKTLKGDALGNTANPNKIANPDNLKFSEKMRTLFIGEDSSQHVNNFMWAYNVDTKQLSRVLSVPAGGESTGLHAVDEINGWTYIMSNFQHAGDWGGIHANVKAQLDPLINANYKGKFGAAVGYLTASPAQMKLSAK; encoded by the coding sequence ATGGCACAAAATCTGCTCAGCCGTCGTAAGGCCCTGCAACTCTTTTCCGGCGCTCCTCTGCTCCCACTGGGTTCGGTCGTGTCCGCATCCAGCCTGCTGGCCGCATGTGGTGGTGGTGACAGTGACAACACAACGCCTCCTGTCACCAAGAACTATGTTTCCGCCAGCTTCACCAGCATGGCCGCGCCTACGCTGAGCACCCCTGACAAGATGGCGACCATGTATGCGGCCTCGCAGCTCAAGGTCGCTTTCGATGACAAGAGCGAGCAGGTCTACGACCTGGGCTATCAGCCCTTCTTCGTGACCGGCGACATGGTCTCCAACGGCAAGGGCGACCAGGTGCTGGCCGGTGGTTACTACGACATCTACAACAACAAGATCATCGACAAGACGGTCGCAGGCAAAGAGCGCCACTTCTTCTCCGATTCGCCTGACGGCACATCGTTGCTGACCGTTCCTGATGCCAAGGTAGACGGCGTCAAGGGCAAGCCCGTGTTTGCCGTGGTGCAGTTCGAATACACCACCTGGGCCCAGGACGGCAAGACCGATATGTACGGCAAGCTGCCCTCGCCCATCGCCGTGCTGACGCTGGATCAGGACCAGAGCACCGGCAAGCTGAGCCTGGTGAAATACCACAACGTCGACACCTCCAAGGTCCACGGCCTGTGGATCACCTGCGGCGCGAGCCTGTCGCCCTGGGGCACCCATCTGTCGTCGGAAGAGTACGAGCCCGATGCCTTCAACGCATCCAACGCCCAGTTGCAGGCCTTCAGCCAGAACCTGTACGGCGACCCGGCCAAGGCCAACCCCTACCACTACGGCCATATGCCCGAAGTGATCGTGAACGTCGACGGCACGGCCACCATCAAGAAGCACTTCTGCATGGGCCGCATCTCGCACGAGCTGGTGCAGGTCATGCCCGACCAGCGCACCGCGCTGATGGGTGACGACGCCACCAACAGCGGCTACTTCGTCTTTGTCGCCGACAAGGAAAAAGACCTGTCCTCGGGCACGCTGTACGCCGCCAAGGTCGGCGCGGGCTTCTCCATCGACCCCGCCGCCAAGAGCGCTGCCCCCCTGACCTGGATCAAGCTGGGCTCTGCCACCAGCGCCGAGATCGAGAACCTGGCCAACACGCTCAAGCCCACGGACATCATGACCGTGGTCAAGACCGACCCCAGCGACGCCAGCTACACCAAGATCGTGGTCAACGGCAAGACCGAGTGGATCAAGATCAACGCCGGCATGGACAAGGCCGCAGCCTTCCTCGAAACCCATCGCTATGCCGCCTTCAAGGGCGCCAGCCTGGGCTTCACCAAGATGGAAGGCACGACCGTCAACGCCAAGGACAAGATTGCCTACTCCGCACTGCAAAACGTGCAGTCCTCCATGGTGGCGGGCAACGCTGCCAACGTGGCTGGCAACGGCGTCTCGGTGCCCAAGCAGCTGGTGGCAGGCGTGGTGATGGCGCTGAACCTCAAGGGTGGCCAGAAGGACACCGACGGCGCAGCCATCAGCAGCGAATGGATGCCCGTGGACACCGCGCCCCTGCTGGCCGGCGAAGATCTGCTGGACACCGATGGCAAGACCCTCAAGGGCGACGCCCTGGGCAACACCGCCAACCCCAACAAGATTGCCAACCCCGACAACCTCAAGTTCTCGGAAAAGATGCGCACCCTCTTCATCGGCGAGGACAGCAGCCAGCACGTCAACAACTTCATGTGGGCCTACAACGTGGACACCAAGCAGCTGTCGCGCGTGCTGTCCGTGCCTGCCGGCGGCGAATCCACGGGCCTGCATGCCGTGGACGAAATCAACGGCTGGACCTACATCATGAGCAACTTCCAGCACGCCGGTGACTGGGGCGGCATCCACGCCAACGTCAAGGCCCAGCTGGATCCACTGATCAACGCCAACTACAAGGGCAAATTCGGTGCGGCTGTAGGCTACCTCACCGCTTCGCCTGCTCAGATGAAGCTCAGCGCCAAGTAA
- the polA gene encoding DNA polymerase I — translation MSNSKTLVLVDGSSYLYRAYHAMPDLRAIPGDPASPATGAIRGMVNMMQALRKDVQADYAVCVFDASGPTFRDEMYTEYKATRSPMPDDLRSQIEPIHEVVQLLGWKVVAVPGVEADDVIATLAQTAAAQGINVIVSSGDKDLSQLVDEHVTIIDTMNGKKRDVAGVTAEFGVPPALMIDYQALVGDTVDNVPGVTKVGPKTAAKWLEEFGSLDNLIANAAGIKGVAGQNLRDAIASGQLALSRQLVTMKTDCDLSAYIGGLPQLDAVTLGEPDSAALAPFYEKYGFKGLVRTLGAAAAEAKPAKPGKAAKVDSAQGGLFDADDAAATEVAVAAQQRDVLYTTILSEAQFDEWLAKIQAAELTALDTETDSLDEMVARIVGISFSVAVGEAAYIPLRHEGMDVPEQLDLDMVLAKLKPWLEDAGKKKLGQHVKYDQHVFANHGITVRGYAHDTMLQSYVLEADRPHNLTSLALRHVNRSGISYEDLCGKGKGQIPFAQVPVDKAAAYSCEDSDQTLDVHHALWPRIQAQAGLLHIYELEMQTSEALLRIERNGVSIDAGELARQSNDLGARILKLEEEAYEIAGQPFNLSSPKQLGEIFFDKLGMPVVKKTATGARSTDEEVLEKLAEDYPLPAKLLEHRSLSKLKGTYTDKLAQMALPSDGRVHTHYAQAVAVTGRLSSNDPNLQNIPVRTPEGRRVREAFVAPEGKLIASADYSQIELRIMAHLSGDEALLSAFKNGLDVHRATAAEVFGVSVDEVSSEQRRYAKVINFGLIYGMSSFGLAKNLGIETKAAAAYIDKYFQRYPGVKRYMDQTVELAHAQGYVETVFGRRLVLPEINGGNGPRKKAAERAAINAPMQGTAADLIKKAMVAVQARLDAEKPEVLVIMQVHDELVFELPESARDWVQAEIPAIMAGVADLSVPLLAEIGFGSSWEKAH, via the coding sequence ATGAGCAATTCCAAGACCCTGGTGCTGGTGGACGGCTCCAGCTACCTCTACCGCGCCTACCATGCCATGCCCGATCTGCGGGCGATTCCAGGCGATCCGGCCAGCCCGGCCACGGGCGCTATCCGCGGCATGGTGAACATGATGCAGGCGCTGAGGAAGGATGTGCAGGCCGATTACGCCGTCTGCGTGTTCGATGCCTCGGGCCCGACCTTCCGCGACGAGATGTACACCGAGTACAAGGCCACGCGCTCGCCCATGCCCGATGATTTGCGCAGCCAGATCGAGCCCATCCACGAGGTGGTTCAGCTGCTGGGCTGGAAAGTGGTGGCCGTGCCCGGCGTGGAGGCCGACGATGTGATTGCGACCTTGGCGCAGACTGCGGCGGCCCAGGGCATCAACGTGATCGTCTCCAGCGGCGACAAGGACCTGAGCCAGCTGGTGGACGAGCATGTGACCATCATCGACACCATGAATGGCAAGAAGCGCGACGTGGCGGGAGTGACGGCCGAGTTCGGCGTGCCGCCGGCGCTGATGATCGACTACCAGGCGCTGGTGGGAGACACCGTGGACAACGTGCCAGGCGTGACCAAGGTCGGCCCCAAGACCGCTGCCAAGTGGCTGGAGGAGTTCGGCTCCCTGGACAATCTGATTGCCAACGCGGCCGGCATCAAGGGCGTTGCGGGCCAGAACCTGCGCGATGCGATTGCCAGCGGCCAGTTGGCGCTGAGTCGCCAGCTGGTGACCATGAAGACCGATTGCGATCTGTCCGCCTACATCGGCGGCCTGCCGCAGCTCGATGCCGTCACGCTGGGCGAGCCCGATAGCGCCGCACTCGCGCCGTTCTACGAGAAATACGGCTTCAAGGGCCTGGTGCGCACGCTGGGCGCTGCGGCAGCCGAAGCCAAGCCGGCCAAGCCCGGCAAGGCTGCCAAGGTCGACAGCGCCCAGGGCGGTCTGTTCGATGCCGATGACGCGGCGGCGACGGAGGTGGCTGTGGCCGCCCAGCAGCGCGATGTGCTCTACACCACGATTCTGAGCGAGGCTCAGTTCGATGAATGGCTGGCCAAGATCCAGGCCGCCGAGCTGACCGCGCTGGATACCGAGACCGATTCGCTGGACGAGATGGTGGCCCGCATCGTCGGCATCTCCTTCAGCGTGGCTGTGGGCGAGGCCGCCTATATTCCGCTGCGCCACGAGGGCATGGACGTGCCCGAGCAGTTGGACCTGGACATGGTGCTGGCTAAGCTCAAGCCCTGGCTGGAAGACGCCGGCAAGAAAAAGCTGGGCCAGCATGTCAAATACGACCAGCATGTGTTTGCCAACCACGGCATCACCGTGCGCGGCTATGCGCACGACACCATGCTGCAGTCCTATGTGCTCGAAGCCGACCGCCCGCACAATCTGACCAGCCTGGCGCTGCGCCATGTGAATCGCAGCGGCATCAGCTACGAAGACCTGTGCGGCAAGGGCAAGGGCCAGATTCCGTTTGCCCAGGTGCCAGTGGACAAGGCTGCGGCGTACAGCTGCGAGGACTCCGACCAGACGCTGGACGTGCACCACGCCTTGTGGCCGCGCATCCAGGCCCAAGCCGGGCTGCTGCACATCTACGAGCTGGAAATGCAGACCAGCGAAGCGCTGCTGCGCATCGAGCGCAATGGCGTGAGCATCGACGCGGGCGAGCTGGCGCGCCAGAGCAACGATCTGGGCGCGCGCATCCTCAAGCTCGAAGAGGAGGCTTACGAGATTGCGGGCCAGCCCTTCAATCTGTCCTCGCCCAAGCAGCTGGGCGAGATCTTCTTCGACAAGCTGGGCATGCCCGTCGTGAAGAAGACCGCCACCGGCGCGCGCAGCACGGACGAGGAAGTGCTGGAAAAGCTGGCCGAGGACTATCCGCTGCCCGCCAAGCTGCTCGAACACCGCTCGCTGTCCAAGCTCAAGGGAACCTACACCGACAAGCTGGCGCAGATGGCCTTGCCCAGCGACGGCCGCGTGCACACCCACTACGCCCAGGCCGTGGCGGTGACGGGGCGTCTGTCCAGCAACGACCCCAATCTGCAGAACATTCCCGTGCGCACGCCCGAAGGCCGCCGCGTGCGCGAAGCCTTTGTGGCCCCCGAGGGCAAGCTGATTGCCAGCGCCGACTATTCGCAGATCGAGCTGCGCATCATGGCCCATCTGTCCGGCGACGAGGCCCTGCTGAGCGCCTTCAAGAACGGCCTGGACGTGCACCGCGCCACGGCCGCCGAAGTCTTCGGCGTGAGTGTGGACGAGGTCAGCAGCGAGCAGCGCCGCTATGCCAAGGTCATCAACTTCGGCCTGATCTACGGCATGAGCAGCTTCGGCCTGGCCAAGAACCTGGGCATTGAAACCAAGGCGGCGGCGGCCTATATCGACAAATACTTCCAGCGTTACCCCGGCGTGAAGCGCTATATGGACCAGACCGTGGAGCTGGCCCATGCCCAGGGCTATGTGGAGACCGTGTTCGGTCGCCGCCTGGTGCTGCCCGAGATCAACGGCGGCAACGGCCCGCGCAAGAAAGCGGCCGAGCGCGCGGCCATCAACGCCCCCATGCAGGGCACGGCGGCCGATCTGATCAAGAAGGCCATGGTGGCCGTGCAGGCCAGGCTGGATGCCGAAAAGCCCGAGGTGCTGGTCATCATGCAGGTGCATGACGAACTGGTGTTCGAGCTGCCCGAGTCCGCCAGGGACTGGGTGCAGGCCGAGATCCCGGCCATCATGGCCGGCGTGGCGGACCTGTCCGTGCCGCTGCTGGCCGAGATCGGCTTTGGCAGCAGCTGGGAAAAAGCGCATTGA
- a CDS encoding UvrD-helicase domain-containing protein, protein MFPIDLLDSAPDGANSGASPASHSPLLTGLNDEQLAAVTLPAGHALILAGAGSGKTRVLTTRIAWLLQTGQATPGSIMAVTFTNKAAKEMLTRLSAMLPYNVRGMWIGTFHGLCNRLLRAHYQAAKLPQTFQILDTQDQLSAIKRLCKQFNVDDERFPPKQLMYFIAGCKEEGMRPGDVVATDPDTRKKVEIYQLYEEQCQREGVVDFGELMLRSYELLRDDAHLRHHYQRRFQHILVDEFQDTNKLQYQWLKQLAGDDVGGRYESAASVIAVGDDDQSIYAFRGARVGNMADFIREFDVRHQIKLEQNYRSYSNILDCANALISHNSNRLGKNLRTSQGPGEPVRIYEAPSDLAEAAWMVDEIKQLVRNDGFTRQEIAVLYRSNAQSRVIESALFNSKIPYRVYGGLRFFERAEIKHALAYLRLLENPHDDTSFMRVVNFPARGIGARTIEVLQDTARSSGTSLSDAVTAVGGAAGTKLQGFVAQIDVLREQTQGRTLREIIETVEEQSGLIEHYRNEKEGADRIENLQELVTAAESFVTQEGFGRDAVAMPLDEQQNAPQLGQSPVSQGLDPNQPLLDEALRAPAGTAASMVNADTGETLSPLQAFLVHAALEAGDNQAQAGQDAVQLMTVHASKGLEFDAVFIGGVEEGLFPHENAMMDRGGLEEERRLAYVAITRARKRLYLSHSQTRMLHGQTRYNVKSRFFDELPEEALKWITPRQSGFGSFAPSSGAGGAWGSRAGGQYGSGWGGKQTEVFASPPVPQQKAEPAHGIKAGIAVFHNKFGEGKVLAVEGTGDDARAQVSFGRHGTKWLALAIAKLTIVD, encoded by the coding sequence ATGTTCCCGATCGACCTGCTTGACTCCGCGCCAGACGGTGCAAATTCTGGCGCCAGCCCCGCCTCTCACTCGCCCCTGCTGACCGGCCTCAACGATGAGCAGCTGGCTGCGGTGACCCTGCCTGCGGGCCATGCGCTGATTCTGGCGGGTGCCGGCTCGGGCAAGACGCGCGTGCTGACCACGCGCATCGCCTGGCTGCTGCAGACCGGGCAGGCCACGCCCGGCTCCATCATGGCGGTGACCTTCACCAACAAGGCCGCCAAGGAGATGCTCACGCGCCTGTCGGCCATGCTGCCCTACAACGTGCGCGGCATGTGGATAGGCACGTTTCACGGCCTGTGCAACCGTCTGCTGCGCGCCCATTACCAGGCGGCCAAGCTGCCGCAGACGTTCCAGATTCTGGACACCCAGGATCAGCTCTCGGCCATCAAGCGCCTGTGCAAGCAGTTCAATGTGGATGACGAGCGCTTTCCGCCCAAGCAGCTGATGTATTTCATCGCGGGCTGCAAGGAAGAGGGCATGCGCCCCGGCGATGTCGTGGCCACGGATCCGGACACCCGCAAAAAGGTCGAGATCTACCAGCTCTACGAGGAGCAATGCCAGCGCGAGGGCGTAGTCGATTTCGGCGAGCTGATGCTGCGCAGCTACGAGCTGCTGCGTGACGATGCCCATCTGCGCCACCATTACCAGCGCCGCTTTCAGCATATTTTGGTGGACGAGTTCCAGGACACCAACAAGCTGCAGTACCAGTGGCTCAAGCAACTGGCGGGCGACGATGTGGGCGGGCGCTACGAGTCGGCTGCCAGCGTGATTGCCGTGGGCGACGACGACCAGAGCATCTATGCCTTTCGCGGCGCGCGCGTGGGCAATATGGCGGACTTCATCCGCGAGTTCGACGTCAGGCACCAGATCAAGCTGGAGCAGAACTACCGCAGCTACAGCAACATCCTCGACTGCGCCAATGCGCTGATCAGTCACAACAGCAACCGCCTGGGCAAGAACCTGCGCACCAGCCAGGGCCCGGGCGAGCCGGTGCGCATCTACGAGGCGCCCAGCGATCTGGCCGAGGCCGCGTGGATGGTCGACGAGATCAAGCAGCTGGTCAGAAACGACGGCTTCACGCGCCAGGAAATCGCCGTGCTCTACCGCAGCAATGCGCAAAGCCGGGTGATCGAGTCGGCACTGTTCAATTCCAAAATTCCCTATCGCGTCTATGGCGGCCTGCGCTTTTTCGAGCGCGCCGAAATCAAGCACGCGCTGGCCTATCTGCGCTTGCTGGAGAATCCGCACGACGACACCAGCTTCATGCGCGTGGTGAACTTTCCCGCACGCGGCATCGGCGCGCGCACGATCGAAGTCCTGCAGGACACGGCGCGCAGCAGTGGCACTTCGCTGAGCGACGCCGTCACCGCCGTGGGCGGCGCAGCAGGCACCAAGCTGCAGGGCTTTGTGGCCCAGATCGATGTGCTGCGCGAGCAGACGCAGGGGCGCACGCTGCGTGAAATCATCGAGACCGTGGAAGAGCAAAGCGGGCTGATCGAGCATTACCGCAACGAAAAGGAAGGCGCGGACCGCATCGAGAACTTGCAGGAGCTGGTCACGGCTGCCGAGAGCTTTGTGACCCAGGAAGGCTTTGGCCGCGATGCCGTGGCCATGCCGCTGGACGAGCAGCAGAATGCGCCGCAACTGGGTCAGTCGCCCGTCAGCCAGGGGCTGGATCCGAATCAGCCGCTGCTGGACGAGGCGCTCAGGGCGCCGGCCGGTACGGCGGCCTCCATGGTCAATGCCGACACCGGCGAGACGCTGTCGCCGCTGCAGGCCTTTTTGGTGCATGCGGCGCTGGAAGCGGGCGACAACCAGGCACAGGCCGGCCAGGACGCGGTGCAACTGATGACCGTGCATGCCTCCAAGGGCCTGGAGTTCGATGCCGTGTTCATTGGCGGCGTCGAGGAAGGCCTGTTCCCGCACGAGAACGCCATGATGGATCGTGGCGGTCTGGAGGAGGAGCGGCGCCTGGCCTATGTGGCCATCACGCGTGCGCGCAAGCGTCTGTATCTGAGCCATTCGCAGACGCGCATGCTGCATGGCCAGACGCGCTACAACGTCAAGAGCCGCTTCTTTGACGAGCTGCCCGAAGAGGCGCTCAAGTGGATCACGCCCCGGCAAAGCGGCTTTGGCAGTTTTGCGCCCTCTTCAGGCGCCGGTGGTGCCTGGGGATCCAGGGCTGGAGGTCAATACGGCTCGGGCTGGGGCGGCAAGCAGACCGAAGTCTTTGCCAGCCCGCCGGTGCCACAGCAAAAGGCCGAGCCTGCGCATGGCATCAAGGCCGGCATCGCGGTGTTTCACAACAAGTTCGGCGAGGGCAAGGTACTGGCGGTGGAGGGCACGGGGGACGACGCGCGCGCCCAGGTCAGCTTCGGTCGCCATGGCACCAAGTGGCTGGCGCTGGCGATTGCCAAGCTGACGATTGTGGATTGA
- a CDS encoding DHA2 family efflux MFS transporter permease subunit, which produces MSDHNASAATVADTPAVPMAAGMVPLTGGTLWLAALVLAAANFMAVLDMTVANVSVPSIAGNLGATTSQGTWVITSYAVAEAITVPLTGWLAARFGAVRVFATAMGLFGLASLLCGLANSLGMLVFARILQGLAGGPLMPLSQSLLLRIFPPRMAPAAIGLWSMTTLIAPVLGPIVGGWICDEYTWHWIFLINIPVALVCAFAVWHLVRRYEQPLLKNPIDTVGLILLIVWVGSLQLMLDEGKNLDWFASPMIVALAAVAVVGFAAFMIWELHAEHPIVDLRVFRHRGFSMAVLTISLAFAAFFAVNVLTPLWLQSFMGYTATLAGLVTAWTGLFALFVAPAAAGLAARVDPRRLIFGGVFWMGVITCWRAFATTDMGYWDIALPLMFMGLGLPFFFIPTTGLALASVEPQEMDNAAGLMNFLRTLSGAAAVSMVNTAWESGTTRKHAELVGLSDAGGEVLHGLQQSGMSADAALSALDQLITSQSVMLATNQIMFIIAGGFVLAACAIWLAPRPSRVVEPGAGGH; this is translated from the coding sequence ATGAGCGATCACAACGCAAGTGCGGCCACGGTTGCCGATACGCCTGCCGTGCCCATGGCCGCCGGCATGGTGCCGCTGACGGGGGGCACGCTGTGGCTGGCGGCCCTGGTGCTGGCCGCAGCCAATTTCATGGCCGTGCTGGACATGACGGTGGCCAATGTCTCCGTGCCCAGCATTGCCGGCAATCTGGGCGCGACCACCAGCCAGGGCACCTGGGTCATCACCAGCTACGCGGTGGCCGAGGCCATCACCGTGCCGCTGACCGGCTGGCTGGCGGCGCGCTTTGGCGCGGTGCGCGTGTTTGCCACGGCCATGGGCTTGTTCGGTCTGGCATCGCTGCTGTGCGGCCTGGCCAATTCCCTGGGCATGCTGGTGTTTGCGCGTATCTTGCAGGGTCTGGCCGGCGGCCCGCTGATGCCGCTGTCCCAGTCGCTGCTGCTGCGCATCTTCCCGCCGCGCATGGCGCCCGCGGCCATCGGCCTGTGGTCCATGACCACGCTGATTGCCCCCGTGCTGGGCCCCATCGTGGGCGGCTGGATCTGCGACGAGTACACCTGGCACTGGATCTTTCTGATCAACATCCCGGTGGCCCTGGTCTGCGCGTTTGCGGTCTGGCATCTGGTCAGGCGCTACGAGCAGCCGCTGCTCAAGAACCCCATAGACACCGTGGGCCTGATTCTGCTCATCGTCTGGGTGGGATCGCTGCAGCTGATGCTGGACGAGGGCAAGAATCTGGACTGGTTTGCCTCGCCCATGATCGTGGCGCTGGCTGCGGTGGCCGTGGTGGGCTTTGCAGCCTTCATGATCTGGGAGCTGCATGCCGAGCACCCGATCGTGGATCTGCGCGTCTTCAGGCACCGGGGCTTTTCCATGGCCGTGCTGACCATCAGTCTGGCGTTTGCGGCCTTTTTCGCCGTCAATGTGCTCACGCCGCTGTGGCTGCAGAGCTTCATGGGCTACACGGCCACGCTGGCCGGTCTGGTCACGGCATGGACGGGGCTGTTTGCGCTGTTCGTGGCGCCTGCTGCCGCAGGGCTGGCGGCCAGGGTGGACCCGCGCCGGCTGATCTTTGGCGGCGTGTTCTGGATGGGGGTGATCACCTGCTGGCGGGCGTTTGCCACGACGGACATGGGCTATTGGGACATCGCCCTGCCGCTGATGTTCATGGGGCTGGGCCTGCCGTTCTTCTTCATACCGACCACCGGACTGGCGCTGGCCAGCGTGGAGCCGCAGGAGATGGACAACGCGGCCGGCCTGATGAACTTTCTGCGCACCCTGTCGGGCGCAGCGGCGGTCTCCATGGTCAACACGGCCTGGGAGAGCGGAACGACGCGCAAGCATGCCGAACTGGTGGGCCTGAGCGACGCCGGCGGCGAGGTGCTGCACGGGCTGCAGCAGTCGGGCATGAGTGCCGATGCGGCGCTGTCGGCGCTCGATCAGCTCATCACCAGCCAGAGCGTGATGCTGGCCACCAACCAGATCATGTTCATCATTGCGGGCGGCTTTGTGCTGGCGGCTTGCGCGATCTGGCTGGCACCGAGGCCGAGCCGCGTGGTCGAGCCCGGTGCGGGCGGCCATTGA